CAATTCTTCAGCATTTAGGTTTCTGGAACCTGAAGATTGCAAGTTACCTTAAGGAGAAAGGAATCCTGGTAGTTTCTTCGAACCAGGAGATTTTAGAACgggaagaagatgaaacagATCTATCTTTTAGAAAATTTTACCAATGTCTACAAGTGAAAGATGTTTTACAACTGACATCCTTTCAACTAGTGAGTTGGTATCTTGTCATGGCacatcaaagaaatgaaggtTCTTTCTGGAAACCTTTTCTTGATGTACTACCAACTCAACAAGAATTACAGACGGTGCCCTTAACATGGATGTTTAGTGACCACGGTTCTAGATTTGTTGAGATGCTTCCCAGTACCACTGCCAAGTATGTGAAATCACAGCACAGACAATTTTTATGTGATTATTCCAAAGTAGTAGAATTCATTCACCTCTATAAAACGAAGCTGAAAATCACACGGTCCGAGTTTCTATGGGCTTGGCTTGCATGTAATACAAGATGCCTTTATATGGAATTACCCAATTTTTTACATTGCAATGTTAAGGAAAACTTTACCTTAGTTCCTTATGTTGATTTCTTGAATCACACGTTGGAAGATCATTGTACCATCAGCATTAATAGCCAGTGTTTCTCGGTAACAACAGCAAAATCTCACTATGGTAAATCTGAGCAGCTCTTTTTCAGTTATGGTGCTCATAGCGATaagattcttctctgtGACTATGGATTTATGCTGCCATACGGGCAAAATCGATGGAACGATCTGGATATTTCCTCTATTATTCTTAAATTGTTGAAGCCACATCAGAAACTGTTTCTACAAAACGAAAACTACTATGGTGATTATACAATCACTAAGGATTCGCTTTCATTCAGGACAGAGATAGCACTGGCTACACTTCAAGAGAAGGATAATACTTTTATACAGTTGGGACTTTCCAAACAATTCAAGTGTCCGGAAAGACTCAGGAAACTTATAGATGGCTATAGTGACGGTAACTACTACAAAAATAGGTCAGAACAGTTGATGGAAAAAATaaggagaaaaataaaGGACTACTACCAAAAACAACTAATGGTTGCAAAACAAATGGATTCGTCAATAACAACAGATAAGGTTATTAAATCCAGGTTGAACACAATCAAGGCATGCTACCTAAATATTCTTCTTATACTTAGTTGATTAGCaaaacaaataaaaaat
This region of Brettanomyces nanus chromosome 2, complete sequence genomic DNA includes:
- a CDS encoding uncharacterized protein (EggNog:ENOG41), translating into MKTVPLTWMFSDHGSRFVEMLPSTTAKYVKSQHRQFLCDYSKVVEFIHLYKTKLKITRSEFLWAWLACNTRCLYMELPNFLHCNVKENFTLVPYVDFLNHTLEDHCTISINSQCFSVTTAKSHYGKSEQLFFSYGAHSDKILLCDYGFMLPYGQNRWNDLDISSIILKLLKPHQKLFLQNENYYGDYTITKDSLSFRTEIALATLQEKDNTFIQLGLSKQFKCPERLRKLIDGYSDGNYYKNRSEQLMEKIRRKIKDYYQKQLMVAKQMDSSITTDKVIKSRLNTIKACYLNILLILS